One Aphelocoma coerulescens isolate FSJ_1873_10779 chromosome 6, UR_Acoe_1.0, whole genome shotgun sequence DNA window includes the following coding sequences:
- the ECD gene encoding protein ecdysoneless homolog: MEALRRPALPEDAVRYRLFAAAAAGPGGEALLRRCAEVVLVRFAPLLAAYVWQRQPFRLRYVPRRGETPAHIGGTTLFGDNVEDEWFIVYLVREITREFPGLAARIDDNDGEFLLIEAADFLPKWLNPENSENRVFFYKGELHIIPLLETPEQDCDLSAPCPTIPQALALLSTRSEQFLAAEPIRVAVNKRIDGYPEKIQASLHRARCFLPAGIVAVLRQRPSLVAAAVQAFYLRDPGDLRACRRPFRTFPAEQRVMALVTFTRCLYAQLVQQKFVPDRRSGYTLPAPSHPQYRAYELGMKLAHGFEILCSKSSKVAPDTKRNVLSGPLWERFLRSLKEKDYFKGEMEGSAKYLELLHMAEDHFQQSVAPESSVEVSPGDEILTLLQTTSIDLKEFEREAACLPPEDDDSWLDITPDALDQMLKEARNESLPSTNEEEQKYDLETVAESMKAFVSKVSSHEGAEMPWSSDESHVTFDVDSFTKALDRILGTDSEELDSDDLDEEEEFDFSDGDDEDLDAGNQRQDQKVSPEELVGSLKSYMNEMDRELAQTNVGKSFTTKKRGASSVEAATSESAGPDSGAEDAELAPVDVDMNLVANLLESYSAQAGLAGPTSNILQSMGVYLPENTDHTGSSS, from the exons ATGGAGGCGCTGCGGCGGCCCGCGCTGCCCGAGGACGCGGTGCGCTACCGCCTGTtcgcggcggcggccgcgggcccGGGCGGCGAGGCGCTGCTGCGGCGCTGCGCTGAGGTGGTCCTGGTGCGCTTCGCTCCGCTCCTGGCCGCCTACGTGTGGCAGCGGCAGCCGTTCCGCCTGCGCTACGTGCCGCGCCGGG GCGAGACGCCGGCGCACATCGGCGGCACCACGCTGTTCGGGGATAACGTGGAGGATGAGTGGTTCATTGTGTACCTGGTCCGGGAGATCACCAGGGAGTTCCCGGGGCTGGCAGCCAG GATTGATGACAATGATGGAGAGTTTCTCTTGATAGAAGCAGCTGATTTTCTCCCAAAGTGGCTGAATCCTGAGAATAGTGAAAACAGG GTGTTCTTTTACAAAGGAGAGCTGCACATCATCCCGCTGTTGGAGACTCCAGAGCAGGACTGTGacctctctgctccctgccccacaaTCCCACAGGCACTGGCACTGTTGTCCACCCGCTCCGAGCagttcctggctgcagagcccaTCAGGGTTGCAGTGAATAAACGCATCGATGG GTATCCCGAGAAGATCCAGGCCTCGCTGCACCGAGCCCGCTGCTTCCTCCCGGCCGGCATCGTGGCCGTGCTGAGGCAGCGCCCGTCCCTGGTGGCTGCGGCAGTCCAGGCCTTCTACCTGCGGGATCCGGGGGATCTGCGGGCGTGTCGGCGCCCCTTCAGAaccttccctgcagagcagcgTGTGATGGCCCTG GTGACTTTCACTCGGTGTTTATATGCACAGCTGGTGCAGCAGAAGTTTGTTCCGGACAGACGCAGTGGATACACCCTGCCTGCCCCATCTCATCCTCAGTACAGAGCCTATGAACTGGGCATGAAACTG GCTCATGGCTTTGAAATTCTGTGCTCCAAGAGCAGTAAAGTAGCTCCTGATACCAAGAGAAATGTGTTAAGTGGTCCTCTGTGGGAGAGATTCCTCAGgagcttgaaggaaaaagattatttcAAG GGAGAAATGGAAGGATCTGCAAAGTACCTGGAACTGTTGCATATGGCAGAAGATCACTTCCAGCAATCTGTTGCCCCAGAAAG ctcTGTTGAAGTGAGCCCAGGTGATGAAATCTTGACACTGCTACAGACAACATCCATTGATTTGAAGGAATTTGAGAGAGAAGCAGCTTGTCTTCCTCCAGAGGATG ATGACAGCTGGCTGGATATTACACCAGATGCTCTGGATCAGATGCTGAAGGAGGCAAGAAATGAGTCCCTTCCTTCCACAAATGAGGAAGAGCAAAAATATGACTTGGAAACAGTTGCTGAGAGCATGAAGGCTTTTGTGTCCAAAGTCTCCTCACACGAAGGAGCAGAAATGCCATG gTCATCTGATGAATCCCATGTTACCTTTGATGTGGATTCTTTTACAAAAGCACTGGACAGAATTTTAG GGACAGACTCGGAGGAACTGGATTCTGATGATCTGGATGAAGAGGAGGAGTTTGATTTCTCAGATGGGGATGATGAAGACTTGGATGCTGGAAATCAAAGGCAGGACCAGAAGGTGTCTCCTGAGGAGCTTGTAGGCAGTCTCAAGTCGTACATGAATGAGATGGACCGTGAACTGGCACAGACCAATGTTGGTAAAAgtttcaccaccaagaagagaGGG GCAAGTTCTGTTGAAGCAGCCACATCTGAGAGTGCTGGCCCTGATTCTGGAGCTGAGGATGCTGAGCTTGCACCGGTGGATGTGGACATGAACCTGGTAGCAAACCTACTTGAGTCCTACAGTGCCCAGGCTGGCCTGGCAGGACCCACCTCGAACATTTTACAGAGCATGGGGGTGTATTTACCTGAAAACACAGATCACACCGGCTCGAGCAGTTGA